The nucleotide window GCGCACGGATATGGCCTGCCGGGTAAGCAGCTGCGACTTGCCCGCACGGGTTTCCGTCAGAATGCCCTTGAAGTATAGGGTTTGGCCGGGCCGGTAGATGGCGCGGTCGGTGTAGAGAAAGGTACGGCGGTATGCCTGCTCCGGCGCTTCTGGACGTCTTGGCCCATAATAGTAGCCGTTGAAATTTTCAACCAATAAAGAGTCATTGCCCTGGTAAGAAAAATACCGGACAAGCGAGTGTTGCTGCTTTCACCAGCCAACATAGGAATGCGCACCTGTCCGTCGGCATCCGTCAGCATAGCGGGGCCGCGCCGCTGTTTAGTGGTGCGGGCTTTGGCATCGTAGTATTGAAACAAAGGCAAAACTTTGACGGCGGGCAAGGGGCTACCACTTTGCCGGTGGGCTAGCAGCAGCTGCGTTTGGCGGGCCCTATCTTCGTTTCGCTGGACATAGCTTAGCTCACTCACGCTTATAAATGAGCGGGTCGTAACCAGTCCTTTCCGCTCCCGCGTTGGGTTTTCCTCGGCGGTACTTACCACTATCAGGTAAAAGCCCAGCGGCAATGGCTTACCAGCCTGCTGCACGCTGTGTGGACGGTAATCCTCCGGCCCGGCGAGGCTCATTTCCCAGGCCGCCACCGGCTTTTTGGCTAGTGCCTGGGCAAAGAGCTTCTCAAAGTTGTATGGCTCACTCACGCTGCCCGGCTCGGAAAGACGCACGTTGTAGGCATTGCTTACCCGATAGGCTTTGGCATACAGCTTAGGGGCGTTGCGCACCTGCAGCTTCAGCAGCCACGGCTGGCTAGGCAGCACTACTTCTTCCGCAGTAAAGCTTACTTGCACAGCTTCAATACGCTGGCGCAGAGCCTGTGCCATCTGTGCTCCCCGGGATTTGGGAAACCGCTTTTCGGCCTGCAGGGCAATTTCACGGGCCTGGGCCGGCTCGGTTAACTCCAGGCTTTGGGCCTGCGCAACCAAAAACTCCGTGGAAATCGGCAGACGCTCGAGGGCCACCGCCTCGCGGGCCAGGGCGGCGCGGTAAAGCACATCTTTATCCGGCACCACGGCGTGTTGGTGCACGAAGAGCAGACGCTTCAGGGTCACATCAGCAAGGGCAGCGGGGTTGGCCGCGTCGGTAAGGCGGAAAGCGGTAAGCTGCTGCAACGCCTGCAAGGCGTGAAACTGCCCGTTGAGCGAGTCGGCGGCCGGAGCTACCAGCGGCAGGCGGGCAAAGTCGGTAGCGGGCCCGAACAAGGTCGGGTCCTGAAGCTCGAACTGAACGGCGGGCGTGGTGAGGTAGAGCTCGTCGTTGCCCAGGCCCTCCATGGCGCGGTGGGCCAGCAGGTCATAGAGCGTGGGCCGCAGCTGCCGGCCTTCGGCTGTGCCGCCGGTTACAGCGTAACCCAGGGCGTTCAGCAGCAGCTTCTGCTGGCGCTGGGGCTCGTCCTGGAGCGAGGCGCGGAAGTGCTGCACCACGGCGCTGCCCAGGCGGGCGGCGTCCCAGGTCTGAATGTCGGCGGCGCTGGCATCGGCGGCGTTGGGGGCCGCAACTGTGCGGTCATAAAGCTCATAGCGGTGGGCGTCGTAATACTGGGCGTAGAGCTGGGCCAGCAGGCTGTGCAGAATGGGCCGGGCCGGGAATTTGGCCGTTTTCAGGTCGGCCTCCACCAGGGCAATAGACTTCACATCGGCGTTTTCCTCCTTGGCTTCGAGCAGGCGCAGCTTGTAGAGCAAAGCCCGCAGGTACTCGGGCGTGTCCTGGCGCTGACGGGCGGCGCGGTAAAGCTCATCGACCAACTTGCCAGCTGAGGCAGTCTGGTCTTTTTTCAGCAGCTGGTCTACCTGCTGCCACTTTTTGGGGTCGGGCCCGTTGCTGCCGGGGGAAGAGAACGGGAAGAGCCAGTGGAAAATAACATCAGCAGAGCCAGCAGGCTTAACAGGAATGGACGCATAGGATAGACTAAGAGGAGGGCAAGTTGGCAAAGTTTTGATGCCTGGTTGAGCTTTATTCCACACGCCCCCGCTCGAAAAATATTGCCAAACCCCACCGTCAGTGGCTAAAAACTGTCGGGGTTGGCTTGGCTTCCGGCCGCGCCGCAGTATCTTTCTTATCTACTTAGCCGCCCGTAGTCCTGGGTTTTATGCCTTGAAGAGCCCCCCTATTTACATCGGAATCCGCATCAACTTTCCCCTGGACGCGCCCTGGGTCCAGACTCAGCAGCCGAAGCTGCATTAGCAGTGGGAATCACTCTTGAGCGAAACTCAATACCTGCCCCGCCGCCATGAAGGCCGGGAGTAATCCTGGTCCGACGGTTTTCTACTGTATTTACGGAGTGTGCTCATGAAAAAGAACTCGGCTCATCTGCAGCTTACCACCGGCCAGCGGCGCATTGAGCTGGCCCGGCCCTGGGCGCTGGCCGCCCTGTACACGGCCTCGGCCCTGGCCGGCTGGTGGTGGCTGGCCGTGCCGGTAGCGGTGGCCGTGTGCCTAGCCGCCTTCGTGCAGATGCACGACGCCATGCACAACGCTCTGGGCCTTTCGAAGCCCACCAATGAGCGGATTCTGACCCTGAGCGGCCTGCTGATTCTCAAAAGCGGCCACGCCCTGCAGGTTACCCACCTGCGCCACCACGGCCGCTGCCTCACCGACGACGACCCCGAGGGCGCGCCGGCCACCTGGTCGTTTTCGCGGGTGCTCTGGCAAGGGCCCTGGCACATTCTGATGCTGCGCCGCGAGTCGTTGCGCATTGCGCCCCACACCCGCCGGATTCAGCTCCTGGAAACGGCCCTGACGGCGGTGTTGCTGGCCGTTTTTGTGTGCGTATACTTTCTTACCGGCTCGGTCGTGGGCTTGGTTTACTGGGGTGTGGCCTTCTTTATGAGTGCCACCATGCCAATTTGGGCTTCCTACATTCCGCACCGCATGGCCTCCCGCCACCCCGCTGCGCGCACCGCAGCCGCCCTGGCCCAAATCTGGACGCCGGTGGTGTCGTCGTTTGCCTTTCACCACGTGCACCACCACTACCCGCGGGTGCCCACCGCCCTGCTCTACCGCGCCGCGGCCGAGCTGCCGCCCCCGCCCGAGCACAACCATCATCATTAAACCTCGGGGAGCTTGGGCTAAAACAAGTCGTCCGCTTTTCCAGGGAGCTTCCCTGGAAAAGCGGACGACTTGTTTTAGGAGGTTTGTCCTACTTCTGATTATTGTCGAGCACTCGCTCGGCCTGGGCCACGTGGCGCTGCAAGTGCGTGACGATAAACTCCAGCTGGTCGGTGAGACGCAGGTACAGCAGCGGAATAATGGGGTTAGGAATGCGCACAGCGTTGGCATTAATGCCCCGGGCCTGCTGCACAATGTTGATCAGCTCGTCGAGCTGGCGGCCAAATACTTCTACTACCGTACGGGGCAGGCGGCTGCCGCTGGGCGCGTACTGCTGCGGCGACTTGAGCGGCTTTTCGCTGGCCGGCTGGCGCATGGCGTCAATGAGCTTGCGGCCAAAAAAGCCCGATTTTACGGTATCGGATGGACGGGTGCCGCGTTCCTGGGCCTGCTTAAGTTTGCGGTTGATGGTGGGCAAGTAGTGGCCACCCACAATGTTGAGGTGCTCCAGGCACTGGCCCACGCTCCATTTGTCGGGGCGGGCCGCCGGTTGAGCTGGTCGTCGGTCAGGGGCCGGAAGCGCCGGACGGTCGTTTCCCGCAACGTTTGCAGCTGGGCAGCAAGCTGGTCAAGGAAATCGGTGGTACGCGGGGCAGACTTACTCATGGCAGACGGGTCGAAATACGGGTAGCAGGCAAGGGAACGTAATATTACGCCCGAACGCCGGTTAATTGGCACTTACGCACCGCAGACCGTTTCAGATACTGCATTTACCACCGCCCGGGGCCGCCGCGCCGGTCGTCTAGCTTGCCGGCGGTAGCAGGGTCTCTAACTTGCTAAAAATAACGGCCGTTACCAGCACTGGCTCTGGGGTTATTTTTCTATTATGCGGTAGTTATTTAGCCTATTCTTCGTGAAACCTAGCGTTACCCCACCTTCCGCCGCCGGCTGGCTGCGCGGAATCCGCCGTTATTTCAGCTTCTCGCGCCGCGAAACATCTGGCTTCGTTGGTTTGCTCTTACTACTATTATTACTGCTGGTCCTGCCCTGGCTGCTGCTGCCAGTGCTACCCCGCTACGACCCTGCCCCCGACCAACAGCAGCTGAATCAGCTGGCGGCTGAGCTGGCTACGCGGCATCAGCCCCGCTCCTTTCAGCCGCGCTATGCCCGGCGTACCTACCCGCGGCGGCAGCCGGTGGCTCAGGTGCCGCTGGCGCCCTTCGACCCCAATGCTCTGACGGCGCCCGACTGGGAAGCCCGGGGCCTTTCGCACTACCTGGCCCAGCGCGTGGTGCATTTCCGGGACGTTATCGGCGGCTTTAAAGCCAAAGAGCAGATTCGGCGCACCTACGGCCTGCCCGACTCGGTGTATGCCCGCCTGGCTCCTTACATCCTGCTGCCCGATCAGCTGCCGCCGCGTGAATCCCGCTTTGTCCGCACTCCGGATGCCGCTTCACCCGCCTTTGCCGACCGACCCGCCAGCAAATTTCCCCACAAGCCTACGCACTTGGCGCCTTTCGACCTGAACACGGCCGATACCACCCAATTGATGCAGATTCGCGGCATCGGCCGAGGCCTGTCCCGGCGGGTGGTGGAATACCGGCAGCAGCTGGGCGGCTTTTTACGCGAAGATCAACTCACTGAAATCTACAGCCTGCGCGACGCCCCCGACCTGGTCGACAGCCTGCGCAAGTACTCGTTTGTAGCACCGGGCTTCGCGCCGGCCTTGCTGGAAGTTAACTCTGCTCCCTTTGAGGTACTGCAGGCTCACCCCTATGTGGGCAAACGGCTGGCCCGGGTGATAGTAGCGTTTCGCCAGCAGCATCCACCCTTCAAGCAGGCTGACGACCTGCGCCAAATCCGGATACTGGACGCCGAAACCCTGGACAAGCTGCGGCCTTACCTGCGCTTTTAACGCCGGCTAGTGCTTGATTGCTACCGACAGACCCATGCCGCCTCCGGGCACGTAGGTTGGAACCAGCAGGCATTTTTGGGCCAGCTTAGCTGGCAACAGCCGCGTCAGGGCCGGGTACAGGTGCCACACGGCCTCGGCCGACAGAAACCCGATACCGGCCCCAGCTACCACGTCGGTCACCCAGTGGCGGTTGTGCAGCACCCGCATGGTGCCCGTGGCCGTAGCCACCGCGTAGCCGCCCACGCTGATCCAGGGGTTGGTTTTGCCGTACTGCTCGTGCAGCAGCGTCGCGGTCATGAAAGCCTCACTAGTGTGGGAGGAAGGAAACGAGCTGTAATCCGTCGGAATGTCGGGGCGCTGCTCCCGGCACAGGCGCTTCAGGTTGCTGGTCACGCCCATATTGACTTGGTGAGCCAGCAGGTAAATCAGCGTAAACGGCACCACGCCCCGCTCGCCTTTCACGCCGGCCAGCTGCAGGGCATACGCCGCGGCGATGGGCACGTGGCGGGTGTAGTCGTCGAGGCGGGTGTCGAAGGTAGGAAAGGCCTCGAGGGTTTCTTCCTGAATTTCCCGTTTGGCCCGCCGCAGCACGTTGTCCTTATTGCTAAGCCAGGCTACCCCAATCAGGGATAGCGGCACGGCTACCCGCAGCGTGGCCGGCTGAGCGAGCCGCCGCCAGGGCGAGGCGGGTGCCAGGGGGCGTACCGGCAGCGGGGCCGGCGCTACGATAGTTGCACTGGAATCAGGTGTGAGCGAAGGAGCCGGGACCTGAGCCACTGAGCGTAGGCTGATCAGGCTGCCGACCAGCAGCAAAACGTAGCGAAAACCCATTAAGGAAGCTGAATTGTGGTGTGTTTATCGTAGCAATATACTGCTAATCTGGCTCTTGAAAAACATTTCACTTGCACTTGACCGATATTTTTTACTGTTAAGCTGGCCGTTTTTCTGCTGGCCTGCGTATGGACCACAAGCCTTGGCAGCCGTGCTAGGCCGTATTTTATCGTCAATTTTCCTTCGAAATGCTGTTTTTACTGCGTGACAAGCTGTTTCCGATTTTGGTATTTATCCAGTCCGTGCTCTGTGGCTGCGCCAACGACCAGGACCGGGGCAACTTCGAAAAAGTAAGCCAGGCCTACGATGTGAAGCAGATCGGCCGGCTGGCTAAG belongs to Hymenobacter cellulosilyticus and includes:
- a CDS encoding fatty acid desaturase produces the protein MKKNSAHLQLTTGQRRIELARPWALAALYTASALAGWWWLAVPVAVAVCLAAFVQMHDAMHNALGLSKPTNERILTLSGLLILKSGHALQVTHLRHHGRCLTDDDPEGAPATWSFSRVLWQGPWHILMLRRESLRIAPHTRRIQLLETALTAVLLAVFVCVYFLTGSVVGLVYWGVAFFMSATMPIWASYIPHRMASRHPAARTAAALAQIWTPVVSSFAFHHVHHHYPRVPTALLYRAAAELPPPPEHNHHH
- a CDS encoding ComEA family DNA-binding protein codes for the protein MKPSVTPPSAAGWLRGIRRYFSFSRRETSGFVGLLLLLLLLLVLPWLLLPVLPRYDPAPDQQQLNQLAAELATRHQPRSFQPRYARRTYPRRQPVAQVPLAPFDPNALTAPDWEARGLSHYLAQRVVHFRDVIGGFKAKEQIRRTYGLPDSVYARLAPYILLPDQLPPRESRFVRTPDAASPAFADRPASKFPHKPTHLAPFDLNTADTTQLMQIRGIGRGLSRRVVEYRQQLGGFLREDQLTEIYSLRDAPDLVDSLRKYSFVAPGFAPALLEVNSAPFEVLQAHPYVGKRLARVIVAFRQQHPPFKQADDLRQIRILDAETLDKLRPYLRF
- a CDS encoding phosphatase PAP2 family protein, with the translated sequence MGFRYVLLLVGSLISLRSVAQVPAPSLTPDSSATIVAPAPLPVRPLAPASPWRRLAQPATLRVAVPLSLIGVAWLSNKDNVLRRAKREIQEETLEAFPTFDTRLDDYTRHVPIAAAYALQLAGVKGERGVVPFTLIYLLAHQVNMGVTSNLKRLCREQRPDIPTDYSSFPSSHTSEAFMTATLLHEQYGKTNPWISVGGYAVATATGTMRVLHNRHWVTDVVAGAGIGFLSAEAVWHLYPALTRLLPAKLAQKCLLVPTYVPGGGMGLSVAIKH